A single genomic interval of Aphidius gifuensis isolate YNYX2018 linkage group LG6, ASM1490517v1, whole genome shotgun sequence harbors:
- the LOC122858891 gene encoding myb-like protein F yields MRRIISNYFVAFILLVSGATAKTVLDTDLTSDFTSTNDDQYPWSSALPPRGPYYHQDNTKRTIDIINSDNIPINQYDKSILNNEKTWSLSQNKYNQHFIKSHDIYDVIKNKNFMDNSNKQTNTDKLNLLDNIEHEKIKVEKSIILQNKIQHQEYKKNFKVDEKKYIKKKYTDSILMKSDLVKNKIDILNLKIDNVNNSNNANNDNDTKNREERSTNDDDKYIESKDPLESRVTPISLDFNSDNSNDYDYIDEMDELLKIKKLEEKENANRQNKRGDMDPESSLYPSIVIDGVVFVPTRGDVVANQPVQTIDKNKRTKRMASTNNDDDNIWGFDEDDGMPSDDYDRSINHENNIRQNEENKRSREWQRKRYNDEIERRKLIKQMSKKDENRVKTEIDTIKIEYERRLEKQRKEQEEKLRSYIERNRPIVVNNYRVNKQDELSRQNTRQSSRLNPQKSTRYNQDDRMQRSRDELSQRNTMNLRKSSSNNSNSNKPDYYSRNPSSTRQSQSQRDNENLGRRREIERESLRQRHYQDQRRRHNIFEQKRPNTGVINITKIEHNNHQSKDEIARLESLPVAAKIIIDPNLSTGILSRGYFDDSDNLPSIDPNRPGLEISNFPASKTRKTLKPPKKIPDPCSWAIVHCCPIADNNRRLINCFENFNCPGVNWDPSPCRQSISNAARDDIVRYYAMKK; encoded by the exons ATGAGGAggattatttcaaattattttgttgcttttattttactaGTGTCAGGCGCAACTGCTAAAACAGTTCTAGACACTGATTTAACCTCCGATTTCACCTCTACCAACGACGATCAATACCCGTGGAGTAGTGCGCTGCCTCCGCGAGGACCATACTACCATCAGGACAACACCAAGAGGACAATTGACATTATAAATAGTGATAATATACCAATAAATCaatatgataaatcaattttaaataatgaaaaaacatggtcattatcacaaaataaatataatcaacattttattaaatcacatg ATATTTATgacgtgataaaaaataaaaatttcatggaTAATTCAAACAAGCAAACAAAtacagataaattaaatttattggataATATTGAACATGAAAAGATCAAAGttgaaaaaagtattatattacaaaataaaatacagcaTCAGGAATACAAGAAGAATTTTAaagtagatgaaaaaaaatatatcaaaaaaaaatatactgatagtatattgatgaaaagtgatttagtaaaaaataaaattgatatattaaatttaaaaattgataatgttaataatagcAACAATGCAAACAATGACAATGACACAAAAAATCGTGAAGAAAGATcaacaaatgatgatgataaatacatTGAATCAAAAGATCCACTTGAATCACGTGTTACACCAATATCACTTGATTTTAATAgtgataattcaaatgattatGATTACATTGATGAAAtggatgaattattaaaaattaaaaaattagaagaaaaagaaaatgctAATCGTCAAAATAAACGAGGTGATATGGATCCCGAGTCATCATTATATCCTTCAATTGTAATTGACGGTGTTGTATTTGTACCAACGCGGGGTGATGTTGTTGCTAATCAACCAGTCCAAacaattgacaaaaataaacgAACAAAAAGAATGGCAAGTactaataatgatgatgataatatttggggttttgatgaagatgatggaATGCCATCTGATGATTATGATAGATCaattaatcatgaaaataatatacgtcaaaatgaagaaaataaacgtTCACGTGAATGGCAACGTAAAAGatataatgatgaaattgaaagacgtaaattgataaaacaaatgtcaaaaaaagatgaaaatcgTGTTAAAACTGAAATTGacacaattaaaattgaatatgaaCGTAGATTGGAAAAACAACGTAAAgaacaagaagaaaaattacgtTCGTATATTGAACGTAATAGaccaattgttgttaataattatagagTCAATAAACAAGATGAATTGTCTCGACAAAATACAAGACAATCATCAAGATTAAATCCACAAAAATCAACACgttataatcaagatgatAGAATGCAAAGATCTAGAGATGAATTATCACAAAGAAACACAATGAATTTaagaaaatcatcatcaaataattcaaattcaaaCAAGCCAGATTATTATTCACGTAATCCATCATCAACACGACAATCACAATCACAACGAGACAATGAAAATCTTGGTCGTCGTCGTGAAATTGAACGTGAATCATTACGACAACGACATTATCAAGATCAAAGAagaagacataatatttttgaacaaAAACGTCCAAATACTGGAGTTATTAATATCACTAAAATAGaacataataatcatcaaagtAAAGATGAAATTGCTAGACTTGAATCACTACCTGTCGCTgctaaaataatcattgatcCAAATTTATCAACAGGCATTTTATCACGCGGATATTTTGATGACAGTGATAATTTACca tCAATTGATCCAAACAGACCGGGTcttgaaatatcaaattttccaGCATCAAAAACACGAAAAACATTAAAaccaccaaaaaaaataccagATCCATGTAGTTGGGCAATTGTTCATTGTTGTCCAATTGCAGATAATAATCGaagattaataaattgttttgaaaattttaattgtcctGGTGTTAATTGGGATCCAAGTCCTTGTCGACAATCAATTTCTAACGCAGCACGCGACGACATAGTAAGATACTatgcaatgaaaaaataa